A genomic window from Dechloromonas sp. A34 includes:
- a CDS encoding GAF domain-containing protein has translation MSVRLETIRECLEGIIPGHIATCDTAGMPNLAYLSQVQFIDNEHVALSYQFFNRTRQNILADSPVRLLLTSHLTGAQYRLTLRYLRTETSGPLFEQMKAKLAGIASHTGMSGVFHLLGSDIYRVLTIEQVPGTTVAPPPPPVNYLTALRRASQRLAGCTTLECLLETALACLGSEFGIDHVMLLMHDEGRGRLYTLASCGYPESGIGSEIPVGAGVIGISARERTPIRIGFMTSEYTYGRTVRERIAADGHGDTLETAIPLPGLPDAASQLAVPITVFDRLLGVLYVESVADLHFGYDDEDALVAFAGQLGLAIHHHQQAEELAEEPPAAESSAPAPAGPPLVVRHFAANDSVFLGDEYLIKGVAGAILWALLRDFVERGRSSFTNKELRLDTRLRLPGVSDNLEARLVLLQRRLAERDAGIGLAKTGRGRFALHVARPLQLTTG, from the coding sequence ATGAGCGTACGTCTGGAAACCATCCGTGAATGCCTGGAAGGCATCATTCCCGGGCACATCGCCACCTGCGACACGGCCGGCATGCCCAACCTGGCCTACCTCTCGCAAGTCCAGTTCATCGACAACGAGCATGTTGCCCTCTCCTACCAGTTCTTCAACCGCACCCGGCAGAACATCCTGGCCGATTCGCCAGTCCGCCTGCTGCTCACCAGCCACCTGACCGGCGCCCAGTACCGGCTGACCCTGCGCTACCTGCGCACCGAAACCAGCGGCCCGCTGTTCGAGCAGATGAAGGCCAAGCTCGCCGGCATCGCTTCGCATACCGGGATGAGCGGCGTCTTTCACCTGCTCGGTTCGGATATCTACCGCGTGCTGACCATCGAGCAGGTGCCGGGAACGACCGTGGCGCCGCCGCCGCCCCCGGTCAATTACCTGACTGCGCTGCGCCGGGCCAGTCAGCGCCTGGCCGGCTGCACGACGCTGGAATGCCTGCTCGAAACCGCCCTGGCCTGCCTGGGCAGCGAATTCGGCATCGACCACGTCATGCTGCTGATGCACGACGAAGGACGCGGCCGGCTCTATACCCTGGCCAGCTGCGGCTACCCGGAGTCCGGCATCGGTTCGGAAATCCCGGTCGGGGCCGGGGTGATCGGCATCAGCGCCCGTGAACGAACGCCGATCCGCATCGGCTTCATGACCAGCGAGTACACCTACGGCCGCACCGTACGCGAACGGATCGCCGCCGACGGCCACGGCGATACGCTGGAGACGGCCATTCCGCTCCCCGGCCTGCCCGACGCGGCCAGCCAGCTGGCAGTTCCGATCACCGTCTTCGACCGCCTGCTCGGCGTGCTTTACGTCGAAAGCGTAGCCGACCTGCATTTCGGCTACGACGACGAGGATGCGCTGGTCGCCTTCGCCGGCCAGCTCGGCCTCGCCATCCATCACCACCAGCAGGCCGAAGAACTGGCCGAAGAGCCGCCGGCGGCCGAGAGCAGCGCCCCCGCACCGGCCGGGCCGCCGCTGGTGGTCCGCCACTTCGCCGCCAACGACAGCGTCTTCCTGGGCGACGAATACCTGATCAAGGGCGTCGCCGGCGCCATCCTCTGGGCGCTGCTCAGAGATTTCGTCGAGCGCGGGCGGAGCAGCTTCACCAACAAGGAATTGCGGCTCGACACCCGGCTCCGCCTGCCCGGGGTCAGCGACAACCTGGAAGCCCGACTGGTGCTGCTCCAGCGCCGGCTGGCCGAACGCGACGCCGGCATCGGCCTGGCCAAGACCGGGCGCGGCCGCTTTGCCCTGCACGTCGCGCGCCCCCTGCAACTGACCACGGGGTAA
- the fba gene encoding class II fructose-bisphosphate aldolase (catalyzes the reversible aldol condensation of dihydroxyacetonephosphate and glyceraldehyde 3-phosphate in the Calvin cycle, glycolysis, and/or gluconeogenesis), translating into MPLVSMRQLLDHAAENGYGLPAFNVNNMEQVWAICEAASQIDAPVIMQASAGARKYAGEPFLRHQILAALEAYPHLPIVMHQDHGQSPAVCMSAIRSGFTSVMMDGSLEADGKTVASYDYNVAVSKETVKFAHAIGVSVEAELGVLGSLETMKGDKEDGHGADGHMTREQLLTDVDQAADFVKQTNCDALAIAIGTSHGAYKFTKKPTGDILAIDRIKEIHARIPNTHLVMHGSSSVPQELLAEIREFGGDMKETYGVPVEEIVKGIAHGVRKINIDTDIRLAMTGAVRRYLVENPTKFDPRDYLKPAREAAKKICLARFEAFGCAGQASKIKAIPLEKMAERYAKGELNQIVR; encoded by the coding sequence ATGCCGCTCGTCTCCATGCGCCAACTGCTCGACCACGCCGCCGAAAACGGCTACGGTCTGCCCGCTTTCAACGTCAACAATATGGAACAGGTCTGGGCCATCTGCGAAGCAGCCAGCCAGATCGATGCCCCGGTCATCATGCAGGCCTCGGCCGGCGCCCGCAAATACGCCGGCGAGCCCTTCCTGCGCCACCAGATCCTGGCCGCCCTCGAAGCCTATCCGCACCTGCCCATCGTCATGCACCAGGACCATGGCCAGAGCCCGGCCGTCTGCATGTCGGCGATCCGTTCCGGCTTTACGTCCGTGATGATGGACGGCTCGCTGGAAGCTGATGGCAAGACTGTCGCCTCCTACGACTACAACGTCGCCGTATCCAAGGAAACGGTCAAGTTCGCCCACGCCATCGGCGTCTCGGTCGAAGCCGAACTCGGCGTCCTCGGTTCGCTGGAAACCATGAAGGGCGACAAGGAAGACGGCCACGGCGCCGACGGCCACATGACCCGCGAACAGCTGCTGACCGACGTCGACCAGGCCGCCGACTTCGTCAAGCAGACCAACTGCGACGCGCTGGCCATCGCCATCGGCACCAGCCACGGCGCCTACAAGTTCACCAAGAAGCCGACCGGCGACATCCTGGCCATCGACCGCATCAAGGAAATCCACGCCCGCATCCCGAACACCCACCTGGTGATGCATGGCTCGTCGTCGGTGCCGCAGGAACTACTCGCCGAAATCCGCGAATTCGGCGGCGACATGAAGGAAACCTACGGCGTGCCGGTCGAGGAAATCGTCAAGGGTATCGCCCACGGCGTGCGCAAGATCAATATCGACACCGACATCCGCCTGGCGATGACCGGCGCCGTGCGCCGCTACCTGGTCGAGAACCCCACCAAGTTCGACCCGCGCGACTACCTGAAGCCGGCCCGCGAAGCCGCCAAGAAGATCTGCCTGGCCCGCTTCGAAGCCTTCGGCTGCGCCGGCCAGGCGAGCAAGATCAAGGCCATTCCGCTGGAAAAGATGGCCGAGCGTTACGCCAAGGGCGAGCTCAACCAGATCGTCAGGTAA
- a CDS encoding diheme cytochrome c-553 has translation MHPNLKQITLTAAALACTLFQTPAQAEGRDALVKRGALLVGVGGCMDCHTPFKMGPNGPEKDLARGLSGHPETLQLPPPPKLAAEWNWAGSATMTAFVGPWGMTYSANLTPDRETGIGAWTQRDFIQAMRTGKHVGVARPILPPMPWQALSALPEKDLRAVYAYLMAQPAVKNKVPDYTPPPSNTAQTAAGRKPS, from the coding sequence ATGCATCCCAACCTCAAACAGATCACCCTCACCGCAGCCGCCCTCGCCTGCACCCTTTTCCAAACACCTGCCCAGGCCGAAGGCCGGGACGCCCTCGTCAAGCGCGGCGCCCTGCTGGTCGGCGTCGGCGGCTGCATGGATTGCCACACGCCGTTCAAGATGGGGCCGAACGGCCCGGAAAAGGACCTTGCGCGCGGCCTCTCCGGCCACCCGGAAACCCTGCAACTGCCGCCCCCGCCCAAGCTGGCCGCCGAATGGAACTGGGCCGGCTCGGCGACGATGACCGCCTTCGTCGGCCCCTGGGGCATGACCTACTCCGCCAATCTGACGCCCGACCGCGAAACTGGCATCGGGGCCTGGACGCAGCGCGACTTCATCCAGGCCATGCGCACCGGCAAGCATGTCGGGGTCGCCCGCCCGATCCTGCCGCCGATGCCCTGGCAAGCCCTGTCCGCGCTGCCGGAGAAGGACTTGCGCGCCGTTTATGCCTACCTGATGGCCCAGCCGGCGGTCAAGAACAAGGTCCCCGACTACACGCCACCGCCCAGCAATACGGCACAGACGGCAGCCGGGCGCAAACCCTCCTGA
- the fba gene encoding class II fructose-bisphosphate aldolase (catalyzes the reversible aldol condensation of dihydroxyacetonephosphate and glyceraldehyde 3-phosphate in the Calvin cycle, glycolysis, and/or gluconeogenesis), translating to MALISLRQLLDHAAEHSYGLPAFNVNNLEQIQAIMQAAAACDSPVILQASAGARNYAGEPFLRKLVEAAIEQYPDIPVCLHQDHGTSPAVCQQSMRSGFSSVMMDGSLGPDGKTPASYAYNVLVTSKVVEMAHAIGVSVEGELGCLGSLETGEAGEEDGIGAAGKLDHAQLLTDPDEAADFVARTGVDALAIAIGTSHGAYKFTRPPTGEILAIDRIKAIHARIPDTHLVMHGSSSVPQEWLAVIRQYGGRIKETYGVPVAEIVEGIRHGVRKVNIDTDIRLAMTGAMRQAMAEKPEEFDPRAFLKAAVVAARDLCKLRFEAFGAAGQASRIKPLALDKMVARYR from the coding sequence ATGGCTCTGATTTCCCTGCGCCAGCTGCTCGACCACGCGGCCGAACACAGCTACGGCCTGCCCGCCTTCAACGTCAATAACCTGGAGCAGATCCAGGCCATCATGCAGGCCGCCGCGGCCTGCGACAGCCCGGTCATCCTGCAGGCCTCGGCCGGGGCGCGCAATTACGCCGGCGAGCCTTTTCTCAGGAAGCTGGTCGAGGCCGCCATCGAACAGTATCCGGACATTCCGGTCTGCCTGCACCAGGACCACGGCACCTCGCCGGCCGTCTGCCAGCAATCGATGCGCAGCGGCTTCTCGAGCGTCATGATGGACGGCTCGCTGGGCCCAGACGGCAAGACGCCGGCCAGTTACGCCTACAACGTCCTGGTGACCAGCAAGGTGGTCGAGATGGCTCACGCCATCGGCGTTTCGGTCGAAGGCGAACTCGGCTGCCTGGGCTCGCTGGAAACCGGCGAGGCGGGCGAGGAAGACGGCATCGGCGCCGCCGGCAAGCTCGACCATGCGCAACTGCTGACCGATCCCGACGAGGCCGCCGACTTCGTCGCCCGGACCGGCGTCGATGCGCTGGCCATCGCCATCGGCACCAGCCACGGCGCCTACAAGTTCACCCGGCCGCCGACCGGGGAGATCCTCGCCATCGACCGCATCAAGGCCATCCATGCCCGCATCCCGGATACCCATCTGGTGATGCACGGCTCGTCGTCGGTGCCGCAGGAATGGCTGGCGGTCATCCGCCAGTACGGCGGGCGGATCAAGGAAACCTATGGCGTGCCGGTCGCGGAGATCGTCGAGGGCATCCGCCACGGCGTGCGCAAGGTCAATATCGACACCGACATCCGGCTGGCGATGACCGGCGCCATGCGCCAGGCGATGGCCGAGAAGCCCGAGGAATTCGATCCGCGCGCTTTCCTGAAGGCGGCGGTAGTGGCCGCCCGCGACCTCTGCAAACTGCGCTTCGAGGCTTTCGGTGCGGCCGGGCAGGCCAGCCGGATCAAGCCGCTGGCGCTCGACAAAATGGTGGCGCGCTACCGCTAG
- the pyk gene encoding pyruvate kinase, which yields MLRHTKIVATLGPASSSPEVQERLVQAGVDVVRMNFSHGTAEDHKARADGIRAAAAKYGRTVGILGDLQGPKIRVGKFATGKITLVIGENFILDAQCALGDQERVGLDYKDLPKDVIVGDILLLDDGRLKLVVEGVRGHEIHTRVLVGGELSNNKGINRQGGGLTAPALTAKDMDDIKTAAQIGVDFVAVSFPKSAADMYMARQLLRAAGSSAVLIAKIERVEAITNLAEILDASDGIMVARGDLAVEVGDATVPALQKRMIRMARDKNKLTITATQMMESMIQSPVPTRAEVSDVANAVLDGTDAVMLSAETAAGKYPVETVESMGRICVEAERSAEVTLDREFLDRVFTRIDQSIAMAAIWTAHHLKVKAIAALTQSGSTALWMSRLNCGVPIYALTPDAESVGHMVLYRGVCPLPMKQQHTDRDLLLAEAEQLLIDRGVVQKGDLIALTIGEPIGSTGGTNTLKIVRVGDHQIL from the coding sequence ATGTTGCGTCACACCAAGATCGTTGCCACGCTGGGTCCCGCCTCATCGTCACCGGAAGTTCAGGAACGCCTGGTACAGGCCGGGGTCGATGTGGTGCGCATGAACTTTTCCCACGGCACAGCCGAAGACCACAAGGCGCGGGCCGACGGCATCCGTGCCGCGGCGGCCAAGTACGGGCGCACGGTCGGCATTCTCGGCGACCTGCAGGGGCCGAAAATCCGCGTCGGCAAGTTCGCGACCGGCAAGATCACGCTGGTCATCGGCGAAAACTTCATCCTCGATGCCCAGTGCGCGCTCGGCGACCAGGAACGTGTCGGCCTCGACTACAAGGATCTGCCCAAGGATGTCATTGTCGGCGACATCCTGCTGCTCGACGACGGCCGCCTCAAGCTGGTCGTCGAAGGCGTGCGCGGTCATGAAATCCACACCCGCGTGCTGGTCGGCGGTGAGCTCTCCAACAACAAGGGGATCAATCGCCAGGGCGGCGGACTGACCGCACCGGCGCTGACCGCCAAGGACATGGACGACATCAAGACGGCGGCGCAGATCGGCGTCGATTTCGTCGCCGTTTCCTTCCCGAAAAGTGCCGCCGACATGTACATGGCGCGCCAGCTGTTGCGCGCCGCCGGAAGCTCGGCGGTACTGATCGCCAAGATCGAGCGGGTCGAGGCGATCACCAATCTGGCGGAAATCCTCGACGCCTCCGACGGCATCATGGTGGCGCGCGGCGACCTCGCCGTCGAAGTCGGCGATGCCACGGTGCCGGCTCTGCAAAAGCGGATGATCCGCATGGCGCGCGACAAGAACAAGCTGACCATCACTGCGACGCAGATGATGGAATCGATGATCCAGTCGCCGGTGCCGACCCGCGCCGAAGTCTCCGACGTCGCCAACGCCGTGCTCGACGGCACCGATGCCGTGATGCTCTCGGCCGAAACCGCGGCCGGCAAGTACCCGGTCGAGACCGTCGAATCGATGGGCCGCATCTGCGTCGAAGCCGAGCGCTCGGCGGAAGTCACGCTCGACCGCGAATTTCTCGACCGCGTATTCACCCGCATCGACCAGTCGATCGCCATGGCCGCGATCTGGACGGCGCATCACCTCAAGGTCAAGGCCATCGCCGCTCTCACCCAGTCCGGCTCGACCGCGCTCTGGATGAGCCGCCTGAACTGCGGCGTGCCGATCTACGCACTGACCCCGGATGCCGAGTCGGTCGGCCACATGGTGCTCTACCGCGGCGTCTGCCCGCTACCGATGAAGCAGCAGCACACCGACCGCGACCTCCTGCTGGCCGAAGCCGAGCAACTCCTGATCGATCGCGGTGTCGTACAAAAGGGCGACCTCATCGCGCTGACCATCGGCGAACCAATCGGCTCCACCGGCGGCACCAATACCCTGAAGATCGTCCGGGTCGGCGATCATCAAATCCTTTAA
- a CDS encoding alpha-ketoacid dehydrogenase subunit beta, with protein MPTLTLYDAVGAALTEEMRRDRNVIAFGEGIATKRHDLVEEFGARRVRNTPLAEGIIAGTAVGAAGSGLRPVIDLLFAPFLCYAMDELVNSAGKLRYMSGGQFSFPLVTLAMTGAGWGVGAQHNHNVEAWFVHSPGLKVVMPSTPADAKGLLKAAIRDDNPVLFFLDIGLLYQPGEVPAEETVVPLGQATIVRDGRDVTLVSYGKTVHHCLQAADSLAAQGIAAEVIDLRSLKPLDTATVLASVHKTGRLVVVHEANRLCGVGAEIAAVVAEEAFAALKAPIVRLGGPDAPVAASYPLEQAFVPQAEAIAAAAARLCNLQTA; from the coding sequence ATGCCTACCCTGACCCTTTACGATGCCGTCGGCGCCGCCCTCACCGAGGAAATGCGCCGCGACCGCAATGTCATCGCCTTCGGCGAAGGCATCGCCACCAAACGCCACGACCTGGTCGAAGAATTCGGCGCCCGCCGCGTTCGCAACACGCCGCTCGCCGAAGGCATCATCGCCGGCACGGCGGTCGGCGCCGCCGGCAGCGGCCTGCGCCCGGTCATCGACCTGCTCTTCGCGCCCTTCCTCTGCTACGCCATGGACGAACTGGTGAATAGCGCCGGCAAGCTGCGCTACATGTCCGGCGGCCAGTTTTCCTTCCCCCTCGTCACCCTCGCCATGACCGGCGCCGGCTGGGGCGTCGGCGCCCAGCACAACCACAACGTCGAGGCCTGGTTCGTGCACAGCCCCGGTCTCAAGGTGGTCATGCCGAGCACCCCGGCCGATGCCAAGGGCCTGCTCAAGGCGGCGATCCGCGACGACAACCCGGTGCTCTTCTTCCTCGACATCGGCCTCCTCTACCAGCCCGGCGAGGTGCCGGCCGAGGAGACGGTGGTGCCGCTGGGCCAGGCTACCATCGTCCGCGACGGACGCGACGTGACCCTGGTCTCCTACGGCAAGACCGTGCACCACTGCCTGCAGGCGGCAGACAGCTTGGCCGCCCAGGGCATCGCCGCCGAAGTCATCGACCTGCGCAGCCTGAAGCCGCTGGACACCGCCACCGTACTCGCCTCGGTGCACAAGACCGGGCGCCTGGTCGTCGTCCATGAGGCCAACCGCCTGTGCGGCGTCGGTGCCGAGATCGCCGCCGTGGTCGCCGAAGAAGCCTTTGCCGCCCTCAAAGCACCGATCGTCCGCCTCGGCGGGCCGGATGCCCCGGTCGCCGCCAGCTACCCGCTGGAACAGGCTTTCGTGCCCCAGGCCGAAGCCATCGCCGCGGCCGCGGCGCGGCTGTGCAACCTGCAAACCGCCTGA
- a CDS encoding HD-GYP domain-containing protein, with product MLASDDLRQPRPGEIGIDAAQLRPGVYVRLPVPWMEHQFMFGAFVIADDDQVRQIKALNLAQLYCDPTRSRVPPLPKPAVAPPPDPVDLAEQARLAAVKATQMAEKMERAKVMSELRGRLDKAQKHYIGSALAIGSAFKTFESRPEESVRQVTQVSELSVTALLADPDSAIVLIAEKAQADGNAAHSLSVMTLALLLGKQARLPGEALCALGIAALLHDIGKLTISSSILRNAARNKHEEAVYQSHCRAGYEAAQRSGRLAQPILAAILSHHERIDGSGYPDRLVDKDIPVAARVVAIANRFDNLANPIDPRRALSPSEALATMWSKEKAHFDTVLLQLFIRAMGVYPPGSIVQLSDGRVGAVVASATTDHPLCPQVMIYAPEVPRRQAIIVDLAGNEALRIERPLRLQERPDDELDYLLPRRKLNWFHASETP from the coding sequence ATGTTGGCAAGCGACGACCTACGCCAGCCACGGCCCGGCGAAATCGGCATCGATGCGGCGCAATTGCGTCCCGGCGTCTATGTCCGCCTGCCCGTGCCGTGGATGGAGCACCAGTTCATGTTCGGTGCTTTCGTCATCGCCGACGATGACCAAGTGCGCCAGATCAAGGCCTTGAACCTGGCGCAGCTCTATTGCGATCCGACGCGCAGCCGGGTGCCGCCGCTGCCCAAGCCGGCCGTGGCGCCTCCCCCCGACCCGGTCGACCTGGCCGAGCAGGCGCGTCTGGCTGCCGTCAAGGCGACGCAGATGGCCGAGAAGATGGAACGCGCCAAGGTGATGAGCGAGTTGCGCGGGCGCCTCGACAAGGCGCAGAAGCATTACATCGGTTCGGCGCTGGCAATCGGCAGCGCCTTCAAGACCTTCGAGTCGCGGCCCGAGGAGAGCGTCCGCCAGGTCACCCAGGTCAGCGAGTTGTCGGTGACGGCGCTGCTCGCCGACCCCGACAGCGCGATCGTGCTGATCGCCGAAAAGGCTCAGGCCGACGGCAATGCCGCCCATTCACTGTCGGTCATGACGCTCGCCCTGCTGCTCGGCAAGCAAGCTCGGCTGCCCGGCGAAGCCCTCTGCGCGCTTGGCATCGCCGCCCTGCTCCACGACATCGGCAAGTTGACGATCAGCTCGTCGATCCTGCGCAATGCGGCCCGCAACAAGCACGAGGAGGCGGTCTATCAGAGCCATTGCCGGGCCGGCTACGAAGCCGCCCAGCGTTCCGGCCGCCTGGCGCAGCCGATCCTGGCCGCCATCCTGTCGCACCATGAACGGATCGACGGCAGCGGCTATCCGGATCGCCTGGTCGATAAGGACATCCCGGTCGCCGCCCGGGTGGTCGCCATCGCCAACCGTTTCGACAACCTGGCCAACCCGATCGACCCGCGCCGCGCCCTGTCGCCTTCGGAGGCCCTGGCCACGATGTGGAGCAAGGAGAAGGCGCATTTCGACACCGTGTTGTTGCAGCTTTTCATCCGCGCCATGGGCGTCTATCCGCCCGGCTCCATCGTTCAATTGAGCGACGGCCGGGTCGGCGCGGTGGTCGCCTCGGCCACCACCGACCATCCGCTCTGCCCCCAGGTCATGATCTACGCGCCGGAAGTGCCGCGCCGGCAGGCGATCATCGTCGATCTGGCCGGCAATGAGGCGTTGCGGATCGAGCGTCCGCTCCGGCTGCAGGAACGCCCCGACGACGAACTCGATTACCTGCTGCCGCGCCGCAAGCTGAACTGGTTCCACGCGAGCGAAACGCCTTAG
- the rpe gene encoding ribulose-phosphate 3-epimerase, with product MSQADFIIAPSILSANFAKLGEEVANVIASGADWIHFDVMDNHYVPNLTIGPLVCEAIRPCTTAPIDVHLMVKPVDRIIPDFAKAGANIITFHPEAAEHVDRSLALIRDAGCQGGLVFNPATPLDYLDYVLDKVDVVLLMSVNPGFGGQKFIPGTLAKARQARAKLDAYEKDSGRRIRLEIDGGVNVANIAGIARAGVDAFVAGSAVYGAGQDSDPHRYDSIIGALRRALREAL from the coding sequence ATGAGCCAAGCCGATTTCATCATCGCGCCGAGCATCCTTTCCGCCAACTTCGCCAAGCTCGGCGAGGAGGTGGCCAATGTCATCGCGTCCGGCGCCGACTGGATCCACTTCGACGTGATGGACAACCACTACGTCCCCAACCTGACCATCGGGCCGCTGGTTTGCGAGGCGATCCGGCCGTGCACGACGGCCCCGATCGACGTCCACCTGATGGTCAAGCCGGTGGATCGCATCATTCCCGATTTCGCCAAGGCCGGCGCCAACATCATCACCTTCCACCCGGAAGCCGCCGAGCACGTGGACCGCAGCCTGGCGCTGATCCGCGATGCCGGCTGCCAAGGCGGCCTGGTCTTCAACCCTGCGACGCCGCTCGATTACCTGGACTACGTGCTCGACAAGGTCGACGTCGTGCTGTTGATGAGCGTCAATCCCGGCTTCGGCGGCCAGAAATTCATTCCCGGCACGCTGGCCAAGGCCCGCCAGGCGCGGGCCAAACTCGACGCCTATGAAAAGGACAGCGGCCGGCGTATCCGTCTCGAGATCGACGGTGGCGTGAACGTCGCCAACATTGCCGGCATCGCCCGCGCCGGCGTCGATGCCTTCGTCGCCGGCTCCGCCGTCTACGGTGCCGGCCAGGACAGCGACCCGCATCGCTACGATTCGATCATCGGCGCCCTGCGTCGGGCGCTGCGCGAAGCGTTGTGA